A genome region from Gossypium hirsutum isolate 1008001.06 chromosome A04, Gossypium_hirsutum_v2.1, whole genome shotgun sequence includes the following:
- the LOC107895057 gene encoding transcription termination factor MTEF18, mitochondrial, with the protein MMTRFQKLGNPSILKWVSSYFVENQQKMGSCHIPQSQSPRLYITERSVLSQRCYGEDGVRIPRATLKEAQTALLEYLHSTRSIQFVDAENMSKNSPHFLRKLLKKVEIVKDVRRSMSRFLRYHPINEFEPFFESLGLKPCEYTPLLPRDLMFLSDDCLLLENYRVLCEFGVERNKIGQIYKKAVQVFQHDFGVLLLKLQAYQKLGLSQSFMAKIIVYSPHVLIGDIDIKFIKVLEILNGLGFDYAWIKEHLSEKEFYNWSMIFRVFKFFREMGCSSELGGLISQHPWLLFEGSGGRVLSLIAFLLKFGLPMDGISSMFLQFPEIQVSHFVSNIIRCFLFFQEIEMEVDEIGKIVCSYPILLGSCTLKKTSSLLHDLNVGKKRLCKYIQENPQELSKWGMGTRVRPLPDSGEGVESQKLKTKFFLDLGYGENPNMLKKAFKVFRGRGGELQERFDTIVNAGLDQEDVSKMVRVSPQILNQSKALIQSKIEILVNELGFPLSSLILFPSYLSYTTQRVRLRLAMYNWLKDQGKAEPDLALSTIISWSDKIFLSQCVNNHPSGPQVWEDLKAEFTRDK; encoded by the coding sequence ATGATGACCCGTTTTCAAAAACTTGGGAATCCATCTATTCTCAAATGGGTATCGTCTTATTTTGTTGAAAACCAGCAAAAAATGGGTTCATGTCACATCCCACAAAGCCAAAGCCCTAGACTTTATATCACAGAAAGATCAGTTTTGAGTCAACGGTGTTATGGGGAAGACGGCGTGCGAATCCCCCGTGCCACATTGAAAGAGGCTCAAACCGCGTTGTTGGAGTATTTGCATTCTACTAGGAGTATTCAGTTTGTAGATGCAGAGAATATGAGCAAAAACTCACCCCATTTCTTAAGAAAGCTTTTGAAGAAGGTTGAAATTGTGAAAGATGTTAGAAGGTCTATGTCGCGGTTTTTGCGTTACCATCCCATTAATGAATTTGAACCTTTCTTTGAGAGTTTGGGACTGAAACCTTGCGAGTATACCCCTTTACTTCCTAGGGATTTGATGTTTCTCAGTGATGATTGTTTGTTGCTAGAGAATTATAGGGTCTTGTGTGAGTTCGGGGTTGAACGAAATAAGATTGGTCAGATATATAAGAAAGCAGTTCAAGTGTTTCAGCATGATTTTGGAGTTTTGCTATTGAAGCTTCAAGCTTATCAAAAACTAGGGCTTAGTCAGTCTTTTATGGCGAAGATTATTGTTTATAGTCCTCATGTTTTGATTGGGgatatagatattaaatttattaaggtaTTAGAGATTTTGAACGGTTTGGGATTTGATTATGCGTGGATTAAGGAGCATTTGTCGGAGAAGGAGTTCTACAATTGGAGCATGATATTTCGAGTTTTCAAATTCTTTAGGGAGATGGGTTGTAGCAGTGAGTTAGGTGGGTTAATCAGCCAGCATCCATGGCTTTTGTTTGAGGGCTCCGGTGGCAGAGTGCTTTCGCTAATTGCATTCCTGTTGAAATTTGGACTCCCAATGGACGGGATATCCTCTATGTTTCTACAGTTTCCGGAAATCCAAGTTTCacattttgtttcaaatattattagatgttttctGTTTTTTCAGGAGATTGAGATGGAAGTGGATGAGATTGGGAAAATTGTGTGTTCTTACCCTATATTACTTGGTTCATGCACATTGAAGAAAACAAGTAGTTTGCTTCATGACCTAAATGTTGGAAAAAAGCGGCTTTGTAAATACATACAAGAGAATCCCCAAGAATTGAGTAAATGGGGTATGGGAACGAGAGTTAGGCCATTACCAGACTCGGGAGAGGGCGTGGAGTCACAAAAGTTGAAGACAAAGTTCTTCTTAGACTTGGGATACGGGGAAAACCCTAACATGTTGAAGAAAGCATTCAAGGTGTTTCGAGGCAGGGGAGGAGAGCTTCAAGAGAGATTTGATACTATTGTGAATGCTGGTTTGGATCAGGAAGATGTTTCTAAAATGGTACGTGTATCCCCCCAAATCCTAAATCAATCAAAAGCTCTCATCCAATCTAAGATTGAGATTCTAGTGAATGAGTTAGGTTTCCCTTTATCCTCTTTGATTTTGTTCCCCTCTTATCTTTCGTATACGACACAGAGGGTTAGGCTTAGATTGGCAATGTATAATTGGCTCAAAGATCAGGGAAAGGCAGAGCCTGACCTAGCCTTGAGCACTATAATTTCATGGTCTGACAAAATATTTCTGAGCCAATGTGTCAATAATCATCCTAGTGGCCCTCAAGTTTGGGAGGATTTGAAAGCTGAATTTACCCGggataaatga